Proteins encoded together in one Bradyrhizobium sp. PSBB068 window:
- a CDS encoding sensor histidine kinase, with translation MPSVAPTHELDDQTLLRALTHRIHGDLVSSINTVSAAVLRTDNPAVKRALAGVIELLQQHASVHRALAMPDRDRLVDAAESIRKLALGLSRSSLEPIGIRLALSADSLPLEAERCWRLALVVRELVTNAAQHAHFEGREGAIKIRLSVVGTVVNCIVADNGSHSERLRSGRGLKMVSDLARGLGGRIEYGFGPQFSSFLVVFPLGARELRANRVVARRRLHSLRQAVPPRMRPRSARAPVVAVPDGLRSDVPATTEAALEPP, from the coding sequence GTGCCCAGCGTTGCACCTACTCACGAGCTCGATGACCAGACGCTGCTGCGTGCACTCACGCACCGCATCCACGGCGACCTCGTCTCGTCGATCAACACGGTCTCCGCCGCAGTGCTGCGCACGGACAACCCTGCCGTCAAGCGCGCACTTGCCGGCGTCATCGAACTGCTCCAGCAGCATGCGAGCGTTCATCGCGCACTGGCGATGCCGGACCGCGACCGATTGGTGGACGCCGCCGAATCGATCCGCAAGCTCGCTCTCGGCCTCAGCCGATCCTCGCTGGAGCCGATCGGGATTCGTCTCGCGCTGAGCGCCGACAGCCTGCCACTCGAGGCGGAGCGCTGCTGGCGCCTCGCCCTCGTTGTCCGTGAGCTCGTGACCAATGCCGCGCAACATGCGCATTTCGAAGGCCGGGAGGGAGCGATCAAGATCAGGCTCTCCGTCGTCGGAACGGTCGTCAATTGCATCGTCGCGGACAATGGCTCGCACTCGGAGCGCTTGCGGTCGGGGCGCGGTCTGAAGATGGTCAGCGATCTGGCCCGCGGCCTCGGCGGCCGGATCGAGTATGGCTTCGGTCCGCAGTTCTCGTCGTTCCTCGTCGTGTTTCCGCTCGGCGCACGCGAACTGCGCGCCAACCGCGTCGTCGCGCGGCGGCGCCTGCACAGCCTACGTCAAGCAGTGCCACCGCGAATGCGGCCGCGATCGGCGCGCGCCCCTGTTGTTGCCGTGCCGGACGGCCTGCGCAGCGATGTCCCCGCCACGACGGAAGCTGCACTGGAGCCGCCATGA
- a CDS encoding alpha/beta fold hydrolase: MTTSTTDEIIDLRRRRILSTAAMGVAAFGAATVLPPGIRTAAAGEAVRPFRIDVPEELLIDLRRRVAATRWPDKETVADPSQGVQLKTVQQLAQYWQNGYSWRNVEARLNGLPQFITEIDGLDVHFIHVRSRHPNALPMIVTHGWPGSIIEQIKIIDPLTNPTAHGGSAADAFDLVIPSLPGHGFSGKPTAPGWTPVRIARAWTTLMRRLGYKQFVAQGGDWGNAVSETLALQEPVELLGIHTNMPATVPADVSRALAFNSAPPATLTTDERRAWDQLRLFYDKGLGYAIEMANRPQTLYGLVDSPVGLAAWMLDHDARSQEMIARVFDGETEGLSRDDVLDNATLYWLTNTAISSARLYWDTHQVSTGGFFDVRGVKIPVAVSAFPDEIYTAPRSWAEQAYPKLIHYNKLDKGGHFAAWEQPELFVAEMRTAFRPLRNA; this comes from the coding sequence ATGACCACCAGCACAACTGACGAAATCATCGACCTGCGTCGCCGCCGAATTTTGAGCACCGCCGCGATGGGGGTCGCCGCCTTCGGCGCGGCAACCGTGCTTCCACCGGGAATCCGCACCGCGGCTGCCGGCGAGGCCGTCCGTCCCTTCCGCATCGATGTACCAGAAGAGCTGCTGATCGACCTGCGCCGGCGTGTTGCCGCGACGCGATGGCCCGACAAAGAGACCGTCGCCGATCCATCTCAGGGCGTGCAGCTCAAGACGGTGCAGCAGCTCGCTCAATATTGGCAGAACGGCTACAGCTGGAGAAACGTCGAGGCGCGGCTCAACGGCCTTCCGCAGTTCATCACCGAGATCGACGGACTCGACGTTCACTTCATTCACGTTCGCTCCAGGCATCCGAACGCGCTGCCGATGATCGTGACGCACGGCTGGCCGGGCTCGATCATCGAGCAGATCAAGATCATCGATCCGCTGACCAACCCGACCGCACATGGTGGCAGCGCCGCGGATGCGTTCGACCTCGTGATTCCGTCGCTGCCGGGTCACGGCTTCTCCGGAAAGCCGACTGCACCGGGCTGGACCCCGGTTCGTATCGCGCGGGCCTGGACCACCCTGATGCGGCGCCTTGGCTACAAGCAGTTCGTGGCGCAGGGTGGTGATTGGGGCAACGCCGTCTCCGAGACGCTCGCCTTGCAGGAGCCGGTCGAGCTGCTCGGCATTCACACGAACATGCCGGCCACCGTGCCGGCCGACGTCTCAAGGGCGCTGGCGTTCAATTCGGCGCCGCCGGCCACTCTCACGACCGACGAGCGCCGTGCCTGGGATCAGCTGCGCCTCTTCTACGACAAGGGCCTCGGCTACGCGATCGAGATGGCCAATCGCCCGCAGACCCTGTACGGGCTCGTCGATTCGCCGGTCGGCCTCGCGGCTTGGATGCTCGATCACGACGCGCGCAGCCAGGAGATGATCGCCCGCGTCTTCGACGGCGAGACGGAAGGGCTGTCGCGCGACGACGTGCTCGACAACGCCACGCTGTATTGGCTGACCAACACCGCGATCTCCTCGGCTCGGCTCTACTGGGACACCCATCAGGTATCGACGGGCGGCTTCTTCGATGTGCGCGGCGTCAAGATCCCGGTCGCCGTCAGCGCATTCCCTGACGAAATCTACACGGCACCCCGGAGCTGGGCGGAGCAGGCCTATCCGAAGCTGATCCACTACAACAAGCTCGACAAGGGCGGGCACTTCGCGGCGTGGGAGCAGCCCGAGCTGTTTGTCGCCGAAATGCGCACCGCCTTCCGCCCGCTGCGCAACGCCTAG
- a CDS encoding FUSC family protein: MDQSHSFLSRHSASVFAVRTFAAAMVALSIALLLDMPRPYWAMASVYITSNQLTGATSSKAVYRALGTLIGATGTIVLIPNLVNAPGLLSLAIALWVGMFLYFSLIDGTPRSYMLLLSGYTVALLGFPILSTPESTFDIVAARVQEILLGIACASIASRIVLPSTVADTIAARADAWLANTRRLTVDVFTGQGSDQEHDGERMRLAAAAAEIDQLSRHLGFETVTSANTARGLELLRQPMLLLHPLLASIEARRNALNAHGGVPAAIADVIQRIAGWLANGDQDGRQADGLRATLGDVAPQLGADAGWIDISAAGLALRLRNLVDLMRDCRLLHEAIADGRDPGSLALAVTLDPAAPAARHRDHGLALWAAAATTLSVLACCTFWIATGWTDGASAALFAALVGSFLAGLDDPLPAFRRFFGVILVVIAVTGIYAFGILPRVTTFELLVVALAPTFLLFGWMTARPATGSAGSWLAIFTSVQLALQSSYSADFGSFANASLSLVVGVALTAATCGIVRTLGAAWIASRLVRSNWRTLAAVAARSAPRDRAVIGGLIQHRLALLAARIAVVPAEAQSDAANLLQLRTALNVIDVRHASLGLSRAAVAGIDALFDRLASAARNHTAGRLPDELVGRLDNAIASTLREPASKSRNDALIGLAGIRAGLFPGARSYQPRLSNQEGIAA; the protein is encoded by the coding sequence ATGGACCAGTCGCATTCATTTCTGTCGCGGCATTCCGCTTCCGTCTTCGCGGTGCGGACGTTTGCCGCGGCCATGGTGGCGCTCTCGATTGCGCTGCTGCTTGACATGCCACGCCCCTACTGGGCGATGGCGTCCGTCTACATCACCTCCAACCAGCTGACAGGAGCGACGTCGTCGAAGGCGGTCTACCGCGCGCTGGGAACGCTGATCGGCGCCACTGGGACGATCGTGCTGATCCCGAATCTCGTCAACGCACCTGGGCTGCTCAGCCTTGCCATCGCACTGTGGGTCGGCATGTTCCTGTACTTCTCGCTGATCGACGGCACCCCGCGCAGTTACATGCTCCTGCTGTCCGGCTACACCGTCGCCCTGCTCGGCTTCCCGATCCTTTCGACGCCCGAATCGACATTCGACATCGTCGCCGCTCGCGTGCAGGAAATCCTGCTCGGCATCGCCTGCGCGAGCATCGCATCAAGGATCGTGCTGCCGAGCACCGTCGCCGACACGATCGCGGCGCGCGCGGACGCCTGGCTCGCCAACACGCGCCGGCTCACGGTGGACGTCTTCACCGGCCAGGGCAGCGACCAGGAGCACGATGGCGAACGCATGCGGCTTGCCGCTGCCGCCGCCGAGATCGACCAGTTGAGCCGGCATCTCGGCTTCGAGACCGTGACATCGGCGAACACCGCGCGCGGCCTCGAGCTGCTCCGCCAACCGATGCTGTTACTGCACCCGCTGCTGGCGTCGATCGAGGCCCGGCGGAACGCGCTCAACGCTCACGGCGGTGTGCCAGCGGCCATCGCCGATGTCATCCAGAGGATCGCAGGCTGGCTCGCGAACGGCGACCAGGACGGACGACAGGCCGACGGATTGCGTGCAACACTTGGTGACGTCGCACCACAACTCGGCGCCGACGCGGGCTGGATCGATATCTCGGCGGCCGGCCTCGCCCTTCGATTGCGCAACCTCGTCGACCTCATGCGGGATTGCCGCCTGCTGCACGAGGCGATCGCCGATGGCCGCGATCCGGGCTCGCTTGCGCTCGCCGTGACGCTCGATCCTGCGGCACCGGCCGCCCGGCACCGCGACCACGGGCTTGCGCTATGGGCCGCCGCGGCAACCACGCTGTCCGTTCTCGCCTGCTGCACATTCTGGATCGCGACCGGCTGGACCGATGGCGCATCGGCGGCTCTGTTTGCAGCCCTCGTAGGGTCGTTTCTCGCCGGCCTGGACGATCCGTTGCCGGCTTTTCGCAGGTTCTTCGGCGTGATCCTGGTCGTCATCGCCGTCACCGGCATATATGCATTTGGCATTCTGCCGCGCGTCACCACGTTCGAGCTGCTGGTCGTCGCACTCGCGCCGACCTTCCTGCTGTTCGGCTGGATGACGGCGCGGCCGGCGACCGGGTCCGCTGGCTCCTGGCTTGCCATCTTCACGTCGGTGCAGCTTGCATTGCAGTCATCCTACTCGGCTGATTTCGGCTCGTTCGCCAACGCCAGCCTGTCGCTCGTGGTGGGCGTCGCGCTCACGGCCGCGACGTGCGGCATCGTTCGCACGCTGGGCGCGGCTTGGATCGCGAGCCGCCTGGTGCGAAGCAACTGGCGCACGCTTGCTGCCGTGGCCGCGCGCAGCGCGCCGCGCGATCGCGCCGTGATCGGCGGTCTGATACAGCATCGTCTCGCCCTGCTTGCGGCTCGTATCGCCGTGGTGCCGGCAGAGGCGCAGAGTGACGCCGCCAACCTTCTGCAGTTGCGGACGGCGCTGAACGTCATCGACGTCAGGCACGCGAGCCTCGGTCTGTCACGCGCTGCCGTCGCCGGCATCGACGCGCTGTTCGACCGTCTTGCATCGGCTGCCCGGAACCACACGGCCGGGCGGCTGCCGGATGAGCTGGTCGGCCGGCTCGACAACGCGATCGCGTCGACGTTGCGGGAGCCCGCGAGCAAGAGTCGTAACGACGCGCTGATCGGCCTTGCCGGAATCCGCGCCGGCTTGTTTCCCGGCGCCAGGTCCTATCAGCCGCGCTTGTCAAATCAAGAGGGTATCGCGGCATGA
- a CDS encoding DUF1656 domain-containing protein: MRYEFDLFGVIVPSFLLWGVVAYMLTRVASTLFAQAGLYRHVWHGALFNFALYVCLVAGLIFISRELIS; encoded by the coding sequence ATGAGATACGAGTTCGACCTGTTTGGCGTGATCGTTCCAAGCTTCCTGCTGTGGGGCGTCGTCGCATACATGCTCACGCGCGTGGCGAGCACACTGTTCGCACAGGCTGGTCTCTATCGCCACGTCTGGCACGGCGCGCTGTTCAATTTCGCGCTTTACGTCTGTCTGGTCGCCGGCCTGATCTTCATCTCCAGGGAGTTGATCTCATGA
- a CDS encoding HlyD family secretion protein: MKSVLNALRRVSPTTLVVLVAVWAGYKLWDYYMNEPWTRDGHVRADVVPVAPDVSGFVTDVLVKDNQPVQRGDVLFRIDRARYEIALKQAEAVLLGKGAQLDEANADLKRYSALTPDVVVSKQRLDQVIAAQGEAQAAHDRAVADLDLAKLNLERSEVRAAVSGVVTNNELRPGTYLTTGKGVMALLDSDTLRVEGYFEEIKLPRIHLGDAVSVRLLGSDHVLHGRVDSVAAGIEDRDRSAGATLLANVNPTFNWVRLAQRVPVRIALDPAARSQLVAGATATVEVLGSPLHGDPREARGEHGASRPSLCRAVQAAFRVPPRCG; encoded by the coding sequence ATGAAATCCGTTCTCAACGCGCTGCGTCGCGTCTCACCCACCACACTCGTGGTTCTGGTCGCGGTCTGGGCCGGCTACAAGCTCTGGGATTACTACATGAACGAGCCCTGGACGCGCGACGGCCATGTGCGGGCTGACGTCGTTCCGGTTGCCCCCGACGTATCCGGCTTCGTCACCGACGTGCTCGTCAAGGACAACCAACCGGTCCAGCGCGGCGACGTGCTGTTCCGGATCGACCGAGCGCGTTACGAGATCGCACTGAAGCAGGCCGAGGCGGTGCTGCTGGGCAAGGGCGCCCAACTCGATGAGGCCAACGCGGACCTGAAGCGCTACAGCGCGCTGACGCCCGACGTGGTCGTTTCCAAGCAACGCCTGGATCAAGTGATCGCCGCCCAGGGCGAGGCGCAAGCCGCCCATGACCGGGCCGTCGCCGACCTCGATCTGGCCAAGCTCAATCTCGAGCGCAGCGAGGTGCGTGCCGCCGTCAGCGGCGTCGTCACCAACAACGAGCTGCGTCCGGGGACCTATCTCACCACCGGCAAGGGCGTCATGGCGCTGCTCGATTCCGACACGCTGCGCGTCGAGGGCTATTTCGAGGAGATCAAGCTGCCACGCATCCATCTCGGCGACGCCGTCAGTGTTCGACTGCTGGGTAGTGACCACGTGCTGCACGGGAGGGTAGACAGCGTCGCGGCCGGCATCGAGGATCGCGATCGCAGCGCCGGCGCGACCTTGTTGGCCAACGTCAATCCCACCTTCAACTGGGTGCGGTTGGCGCAACGCGTTCCGGTCCGGATCGCGCTCGATCCCGCCGCGCGAAGCCAGCTCGTTGCGGGAGCCACCGCGACCGTCGAGGTGCTCGGATCTCCATTGCACGGCGACCCGCGCGAGGCGCGGGGCGAGCACGGCGCCTCGCGCCCGAGCTTATGCCGGGCGGTGCAGGCCGCCTTCCGAGTTCCGCCGCGATGTGGCTGA
- a CDS encoding GNAT family N-acetyltransferase — protein MDMLVKLYALPDSRPAYDRLQQAGIVMRRALAPEKHKVTAWVRETFSEAWASETEVAFSRQPVSCFIAIQQKAIMGFACYDAACRNFFGPTGVAPKSQQNGIGKALLFACLEDMRHQGFGYAIVGGVGPADFYAKAVGAVAIDDSAPGIYRGLL, from the coding sequence ATGGACATGCTCGTCAAGCTCTACGCCCTGCCCGACTCCCGGCCCGCCTACGATCGGCTGCAGCAGGCCGGAATTGTGATGCGCCGTGCGCTCGCCCCCGAGAAGCACAAGGTCACAGCCTGGGTGCGGGAGACCTTCAGTGAGGCTTGGGCCAGCGAAACCGAGGTCGCGTTCAGCCGCCAGCCGGTTTCCTGCTTTATCGCGATCCAGCAAAAGGCGATCATGGGATTCGCCTGCTACGACGCGGCCTGTCGCAACTTCTTCGGTCCGACCGGTGTCGCACCGAAGTCGCAGCAGAACGGGATCGGCAAGGCGCTGCTGTTCGCCTGTCTCGAGGACATGAGGCACCAGGGCTTCGGCTACGCCATCGTCGGCGGCGTCGGACCGGCGGACTTCTATGCGAAAGCCGTCGGCGCGGTGGCCATCGACGACTCCGCGCCGGGGATCTATCGGGGACTGCTGTAA
- a CDS encoding ABC transporter substrate-binding protein, giving the protein MFKMIAIAAGLGLALAATAAAETPRKGGTIRMTAPYGSSFTSMDIHTTPRAQDEIYAKGLHRSLYIWDSTEGKPVLELAKEVVVSGGGLVHTFKLRDDAYFHNGRKMTADDVIWSYNRIMDGTKAYPGARFVRIIEGAAEVEKGQAKEISGLKKVDDFTLEMKLTEKVDPAFYFFTALTSIYPADEGGKESFLQKPIGLGPFKFVEHVPGSRIVLERWDRFYKPGKPYADKLVISLMGEAAARDVAFRNKEIDTSVLGPAQYVAYQADPDLKGTIVEVAEVFTRYMGMNPAFKPFADKRVRQAVNYAIDANLIISKLVKGKAYRATSWLPLTSPAYDKAMKPYPYDPAKAKQLLADAGYPTGFEFEWTTSQNESWGLPIVEAAIPMLDKVGIKVKVKQVETAVLAEVIRKGDFQAFIYSQATGPDPQAALKCFHSATPQSACNYANFKNAEFDKTIDEAGQTDDAEKRVQLLQKANALLFDEAPIWFFNYNKAVMAVQPWLKGIQLDATELTHQNVEDLWVDETSPAK; this is encoded by the coding sequence ATGTTCAAGATGATTGCGATCGCGGCCGGCCTGGGTCTCGCACTCGCCGCCACGGCGGCGGCCGAGACGCCGCGCAAGGGCGGCACCATTCGCATGACGGCGCCCTATGGCTCCAGCTTCACCAGCATGGACATCCACACGACACCCCGCGCGCAGGACGAAATCTACGCCAAGGGCCTGCACCGATCGCTCTACATCTGGGACTCGACCGAGGGCAAGCCGGTCCTGGAACTTGCCAAGGAGGTCGTCGTCTCGGGCGGGGGCCTCGTCCACACCTTCAAGCTGCGCGACGACGCCTATTTCCACAACGGCCGCAAGATGACGGCGGACGACGTCATCTGGTCCTATAATCGCATCATGGACGGCACCAAGGCCTATCCCGGCGCCCGCTTCGTCCGCATCATCGAGGGCGCGGCCGAGGTCGAGAAGGGCCAGGCCAAGGAGATCTCCGGCCTGAAGAAAGTCGACGACTTCACCCTCGAAATGAAGCTGACAGAGAAAGTCGATCCGGCCTTCTATTTCTTCACCGCGCTGACCTCGATCTATCCCGCCGACGAGGGCGGCAAGGAAAGCTTCCTCCAGAAGCCGATCGGTCTTGGTCCGTTCAAGTTTGTCGAGCACGTGCCGGGATCGCGCATCGTGCTGGAACGCTGGGACCGTTTCTACAAGCCCGGCAAGCCCTATGCCGACAAGCTCGTGATCTCGCTGATGGGCGAAGCCGCGGCCCGCGACGTCGCCTTCCGCAACAAGGAGATCGACACCTCGGTGCTGGGGCCGGCACAGTATGTCGCCTATCAGGCCGACCCCGACCTCAAGGGCACCATCGTCGAGGTCGCCGAGGTCTTCACGCGCTATATGGGGATGAATCCGGCGTTCAAGCCGTTCGCCGACAAGCGGGTTCGGCAGGCTGTCAACTACGCGATCGATGCCAATCTGATCATCAGCAAGCTGGTCAAGGGCAAGGCCTATCGCGCCACGAGCTGGCTGCCTTTGACCTCGCCCGCCTACGACAAGGCCATGAAGCCCTACCCCTACGATCCCGCGAAGGCGAAGCAATTGCTCGCAGATGCGGGTTATCCCACGGGCTTTGAGTTCGAATGGACCACCAGCCAAAATGAAAGCTGGGGGCTGCCGATCGTCGAAGCCGCGATCCCGATGCTGGACAAGGTGGGCATCAAGGTGAAGGTCAAGCAGGTCGAGACCGCGGTGCTGGCGGAGGTCATCCGCAAGGGCGACTTCCAGGCCTTCATCTATTCCCAGGCGACCGGTCCGGATCCGCAGGCCGCGTTGAAATGCTTCCACTCGGCGACGCCGCAATCGGCCTGCAACTATGCGAACTTCAAGAACGCGGAGTTCGACAAGACGATCGATGAAGCCGGGCAGACCGACGACGCCGAAAAACGCGTGCAGCTGCTGCAAAAGGCCAATGCGCTGCTTTTCGACGAAGCGCCGATCTGGTTCTTCAACTACAACAAGGCCGTCATGGCGGTGCAGCCCTGGCTCAAGGGAATTCAGCTGGACGCAACCGAACTGACCCATCAAAACGTCGAAGACCTCTGGGTCGACGAGACCTCACCCGCGAAGTGA